In Methanomassiliicoccus sp., a single window of DNA contains:
- the gpmA gene encoding 2,3-diphosphoglycerate-dependent phosphoglycerate mutase: protein MSNLVLLRHGQSEWNKLGKFTGWIDVDLSPEGCKEARSAGDRLREAGMTFDLAYTSVLKRAIRTTWLALEGMDLMYLPIHHSWRLNERHYGALQGLNKEEMTKVHGKEAVHAWRRGYDVRPPPLELSDPMHPRFDPRYRGVDPALLPSCESLKDTLARVLPYWDQEILPQVLKGKEVLVAAHGNSLRALVKHLDGISDDEIAELNIPTGIPLIYEMNGRKVLGHHYLASTEELDRATQKAAGVR, encoded by the coding sequence ATGAGCAATCTCGTCCTACTAAGGCACGGTCAGAGCGAGTGGAACAAGCTGGGCAAGTTCACTGGATGGATCGACGTGGACCTCTCGCCCGAGGGCTGCAAGGAGGCAAGGAGCGCGGGGGACCGCCTCCGGGAGGCGGGCATGACATTCGACCTGGCTTACACCTCGGTGCTCAAGCGGGCCATCCGCACGACATGGCTGGCACTGGAGGGCATGGATCTCATGTACCTACCCATCCATCACTCCTGGCGCCTGAACGAGAGGCACTACGGGGCCCTGCAGGGCCTCAACAAGGAGGAGATGACCAAGGTGCACGGAAAGGAGGCGGTCCATGCCTGGAGGCGAGGGTATGATGTCCGCCCTCCTCCTCTCGAACTCTCGGACCCAATGCACCCTCGGTTCGATCCCCGGTACCGGGGTGTTGACCCTGCCCTCCTCCCGTCCTGCGAGTCTCTGAAGGATACCCTGGCCAGGGTGCTCCCGTACTGGGATCAGGAGATTCTCCCCCAGGTGTTGAAGGGGAAGGAGGTCCTGGTGGCAGCCCATGGCAACAGTCTCCGGGCCCTGGTCAAGCACCTGGATGGGATATCGGACGATGAGATCGCTGAACTCAACATCCCCACAGGCATCCCTCTGATCTATGAGATGAATGGCAGAAAGGTGCTCGGGCACCATTACCTGGCATCCACCGAAGAACTGGACCGGGCGACCCAGAAGGCCGCCGGGGTCCGTTAG
- a CDS encoding phosphoglycerate kinase, whose amino-acid sequence MQYIDNLDIGGKRLLLRVDLNVPLDKGEVADDSRIRAILPTVRYALENDSKVILISHLDRPGGRVDPRYTLAPVSERLSQLLGAPVRFVPQVRGNAVREAVEEMVPGTAILLENLRFDPGEESNDQTFSSELASLADVYIDDAFADAHRSHASNVGVTDHLAVTGGGLLMRREMNTLGRALDNPQRPLVVIVGGAKVKSKMGVIEHLSIRADRILLGGMMALPFLMARGRFAGRHDFGEDLIMEAQRIMERAGPSKFVLPLDVVAIREGNGEVINIVAAEGVRPDMMVMDIGPRTIEEFSMVLRTAMTIVWNGPLGAFEEDIFKHGTRAVAEVIAGTKAFSLIGGGDTGRALERFGLQNEYSYVSTGGGAFLEVMGGRELPAVKALQGADKSKAAPSTLTV is encoded by the coding sequence ATGCAGTACATAGACAACTTGGACATAGGTGGAAAAAGGCTTCTGTTGAGAGTGGACCTGAATGTCCCGCTGGACAAGGGAGAGGTGGCGGACGACTCCCGGATCCGAGCGATCCTACCAACCGTGAGATATGCGCTGGAGAACGACAGCAAGGTAATCCTCATCTCCCACCTGGACCGGCCGGGGGGGAGAGTCGATCCTCGCTATACATTGGCGCCGGTGAGCGAGCGTCTATCCCAGTTGCTGGGCGCTCCGGTCCGGTTCGTTCCACAGGTCCGGGGGAATGCGGTAAGGGAAGCGGTCGAGGAGATGGTCCCGGGCACCGCCATCTTGCTGGAGAACCTGAGGTTCGATCCCGGCGAGGAGAGCAACGATCAGACCTTCTCCAGCGAACTGGCGTCCCTGGCCGATGTCTATATCGATGATGCCTTCGCCGATGCCCACCGTTCCCATGCTTCCAATGTGGGGGTCACCGACCACCTGGCAGTCACCGGTGGAGGCCTCCTGATGCGAAGGGAGATGAACACTTTGGGAAGAGCCCTGGACAATCCCCAGCGACCCTTGGTGGTTATCGTCGGAGGGGCCAAGGTGAAGAGCAAGATGGGAGTGATAGAGCATCTCTCGATCAGGGCGGACCGCATCCTGCTCGGAGGCATGATGGCGCTCCCGTTCCTGATGGCCCGGGGCAGATTCGCCGGCCGCCACGATTTCGGTGAGGATCTGATCATGGAGGCCCAGAGGATCATGGAGAGAGCGGGGCCGAGCAAATTCGTGCTCCCCCTCGACGTGGTCGCGATACGGGAGGGAAATGGAGAGGTGATCAACATCGTGGCCGCCGAGGGCGTCAGGCCGGACATGATGGTCATGGACATCGGTCCGCGGACCATCGAGGAATTCTCCATGGTCCTGCGGACAGCCATGACCATAGTGTGGAACGGCCCCTTGGGGGCGTTCGAAGAGGACATCTTCAAGCACGGGACCCGGGCGGTGGCCGAGGTCATCGCCGGCACCAAGGCATTCTCCCTGATCGGGGGCGGGGATACCGGACGAGCCCTGGAGCGGTTCGGGCTCCAGAATGAATATTCCTACGTGTCCACGGGGGGAGGGGCCTTCCTCGAAGTGATGGGCGGGCGGGAGCTCCCAGCAGTGAAGGCTTTACAGGGCGCGGATAAATCGAAAGCCGCACCCTCCACCCTGACCGTCTAA
- a CDS encoding aldolase, whose protein sequence is MSELDKLVPLDVPRAERRAFQDNYAALTSGKGRLMLFAGDQKVEHLNTDFLGDGISPDDGDPEHLFRIASRARIGAFATQFGLVSRYGMSYPDVPYVIKLNSKTNLVKIDQAEPLSVQWQSVDDVVKLREESGLRILGIGYTFYIGSEHEAHMLREAAQIVNQAHRHGLPVILWSYARGKAVPEEKDARIIAGAAGVAACLGADFAKVNYPQGADAPARLGDAVRAAGRTKIICSGGGRIEVEPFLQRLHAQINVSGTSGSATGRNIHQKSLGEAVRFANAIYAITVEGASTAEAMSIYWGDLEK, encoded by the coding sequence ATGTCCGAGCTTGACAAGCTCGTGCCCTTGGACGTGCCCCGGGCGGAACGCCGGGCGTTCCAGGATAACTACGCTGCCCTCACTTCAGGGAAGGGGCGGCTGATGCTGTTCGCGGGGGATCAGAAGGTGGAGCACCTAAACACCGATTTCCTGGGTGATGGTATCTCTCCTGACGACGGGGACCCCGAGCACCTTTTCCGAATCGCCTCCCGAGCCCGGATCGGCGCCTTCGCCACGCAGTTCGGCCTGGTCAGCCGCTATGGCATGAGCTACCCGGACGTGCCGTATGTCATCAAGCTGAACTCCAAGACCAATCTGGTCAAGATCGATCAGGCCGAGCCGCTCAGCGTCCAGTGGCAGTCGGTCGATGATGTCGTGAAGCTCAGGGAGGAGAGCGGGCTCAGGATCCTGGGGATCGGGTATACCTTCTACATCGGGAGCGAGCATGAGGCCCATATGCTGCGGGAGGCGGCCCAGATCGTTAATCAGGCCCACCGTCATGGACTCCCCGTCATTCTTTGGTCCTACGCGAGAGGTAAGGCTGTTCCCGAGGAGAAGGACGCCCGGATCATCGCCGGGGCGGCAGGGGTCGCTGCCTGCCTCGGCGCGGACTTTGCCAAGGTCAACTACCCTCAGGGGGCCGACGCCCCCGCCCGGTTGGGGGACGCGGTACGGGCGGCCGGCCGAACGAAGATCATATGTTCGGGGGGAGGGAGGATAGAGGTCGAGCCCTTCCTGCAGCGCCTACACGCGCAGATAAATGTCTCCGGCACCTCTGGCAGCGCAACCGGAAGGAACATACACCAGAAATCGCTTGGGGAGGCTGTGCGGTTCGCCAACGCCATCTACGCCATCACCGTCGAGGGCGCCAGCACCGCCGAGGCGATGAGCATATACTGGGGTGACCTGGAGAAATGA
- a CDS encoding UbiD family decarboxylase: MAMRNLVEGMKDAIKVDEAVPLELEVSKLLMKDQTRPVVFSDLNGMRAAGNLWSTRERIAGAMGIRKEELIPKMLEAMASPSAPKLVGDAPFMDDVRTEFDLTKLPIPKYFPGDQGRYITSAVAVAEHEGKRNVSFHRMCLRDERSFAIRLVPRHLYTMWKSAQAKGKDLPVAFSMGLCPPVLLAAAMSTDYATDEMHIASSLKQRTLGSPLEVARLNGGLTVPAQAEIVFEGRITSTMVDEGPFMDITGTYDSVRPAPVFEVDRLYMRKDPVFHLLLPGGYEHYMMMGLPREPIIYRTVNQVVPRVHGVRLTEGGCCWLHGVVSITKNKEGDGINAAMAAFSGHPSMKKVTIVDEDIDIFDDRDVEWAEATRFQASRSLMVANNAAGSSLDPSSEGTTSKVAIDATKPFGAKGFDRARL; this comes from the coding sequence ATGGCCATGCGCAATCTCGTAGAGGGGATGAAGGACGCGATCAAGGTGGACGAGGCGGTCCCGCTCGAGCTGGAGGTCTCCAAGCTCCTGATGAAAGACCAGACCCGTCCGGTGGTGTTCTCCGATCTAAACGGGATGCGTGCGGCAGGCAACTTGTGGTCCACCCGGGAGAGGATCGCCGGAGCTATGGGAATTCGCAAGGAGGAGCTGATACCCAAGATGCTGGAGGCCATGGCCTCGCCCTCCGCGCCGAAGCTGGTGGGCGATGCCCCGTTCATGGACGATGTCCGCACCGAGTTTGACCTCACCAAGCTTCCCATTCCCAAGTACTTCCCCGGGGACCAGGGAAGGTACATCACATCCGCGGTGGCGGTGGCCGAGCACGAGGGCAAGCGAAACGTGTCCTTCCACCGCATGTGCCTGCGGGACGAAAGGTCCTTCGCCATACGATTGGTGCCCAGGCATCTGTACACCATGTGGAAGAGCGCCCAGGCGAAGGGGAAAGACCTGCCGGTGGCGTTCTCCATGGGACTGTGTCCCCCTGTCCTCCTCGCTGCTGCCATGTCCACCGACTACGCCACCGACGAGATGCACATCGCCTCCTCCCTGAAGCAGAGGACGCTGGGCTCCCCCCTGGAGGTGGCCAGGCTCAACGGCGGCCTAACGGTGCCGGCCCAGGCGGAGATAGTCTTCGAGGGACGCATAACCTCCACCATGGTGGACGAGGGTCCGTTCATGGACATCACCGGCACCTATGACTCGGTTCGTCCGGCCCCGGTGTTCGAGGTCGACCGCCTCTACATGCGCAAGGACCCGGTGTTCCATCTCCTCCTGCCCGGCGGCTATGAGCACTACATGATGATGGGTCTTCCGAGAGAGCCGATAATCTACCGCACGGTGAACCAAGTCGTACCTCGAGTGCACGGAGTCCGGCTGACCGAAGGAGGCTGCTGCTGGCTGCATGGGGTCGTGTCCATCACCAAGAACAAGGAAGGGGATGGGATCAACGCTGCCATGGCCGCGTTCTCCGGCCACCCGTCGATGAAGAAGGTGACCATTGTGGACGAGGATATCGACATATTCGACGACCGCGACGTGGAGTGGGCTGAGGCCACCCGTTTCCAGGCCTCCCGTTCGCTCATGGTAGCCAACAACGCCGCTGGCTCCTCCCTGGATCCCAGCTCTGAAGGCACGACCTCCAAGGTTGCGATCGACGCCACCAAGCCGTTCGGGGCCAAGGGTTTCGACCGTGCCAGGCTTTAG
- a CDS encoding alpha/beta fold hydrolase has product MEIGRIRIDGPDIEVPGMVITPRHPVGSAVIAHGYGGCKEEQLGLAMRVAESGLTACAIDLRGHGEHPLPLDLGALDDVEAAIGHFRSRGRVVAIGHSLGGRLALISSADFAIGLSPPLDPGYCPRTQDLLRKLRSYRVKPDDPSAVFDLLRRLPAVQDVERKRTLIIYGSRDVPEIVEAGDALRARGRNAVRLEQAIHGDTYLLESAFAAVSDQLTRWFGPGGR; this is encoded by the coding sequence ATGGAAATAGGGCGGATCAGGATCGATGGACCGGACATCGAGGTGCCGGGCATGGTGATCACACCTCGCCATCCTGTAGGATCGGCGGTCATCGCCCATGGCTACGGGGGCTGCAAGGAGGAGCAGTTGGGCCTCGCCATGCGGGTAGCCGAGAGCGGCCTGACGGCTTGCGCCATCGACCTACGGGGCCACGGGGAGCATCCCCTTCCCCTTGACCTCGGTGCTCTTGACGACGTCGAGGCTGCCATCGGCCACTTCCGGAGCCGGGGCCGTGTGGTGGCCATCGGCCATTCACTGGGGGGACGGCTGGCGCTCATCAGCAGTGCGGACTTCGCCATCGGGCTGTCCCCTCCCCTGGACCCCGGCTACTGCCCGCGGACCCAGGACCTGCTGCGAAAGCTTCGCAGCTACCGGGTGAAGCCTGACGATCCAAGCGCGGTCTTCGATCTCCTCCGCCGCCTCCCCGCCGTCCAGGATGTGGAAAGAAAGAGGACTTTGATCATCTACGGATCCAGGGACGTGCCCGAGATCGTGGAAGCGGGGGACGCGCTGCGGGCCCGCGGTCGCAACGCCGTTCGGCTAGAGCAGGCCATCCATGGCGACACTTACCTCTTGGAGAGCGCCTTTGCCGCGGTCTCGGACCAGCTCACTCGATGGTTCGGTCCCGGCGGGCGGTGA
- the pfkB gene encoding 1-phosphofructokinase — protein MNDRGAAGTRVYTLALNPAIDRTFWVDRIDYEESNRVRQECRYPGGKGIDVSRVLTGLGVPNIALGFSGGYTGHELEHRLACEGVATDLIPVSGETRTNVIVNESSTGRQILLTASGPEVTRQEMDALIAKIQRLDDAFMVAIGGSLPPGAGADTYGRLITMLRGQGIITFLDADGEAMRHGVAAGPDYIKPNRHELGEMVGRELGSTEEVIGAAEEVQAQGVGTVLASMGAEGMVMVDGERAYWASPPAVEAVNNVGVGDSAVAGFIYGLASGMGAVDCLRHGTAAGTATALKPGTARASRADILAMLPRIRTKELEREAYVRA, from the coding sequence ATGAACGACCGCGGAGCGGCGGGGACGCGGGTGTACACCCTGGCCCTGAACCCGGCCATCGACCGGACCTTCTGGGTCGACCGGATCGACTACGAGGAGTCCAACCGGGTACGCCAGGAGTGCCGCTACCCTGGGGGCAAGGGGATCGACGTCTCCCGGGTGCTGACCGGCCTGGGTGTCCCCAACATCGCCCTGGGCTTCTCCGGCGGCTACACCGGGCACGAGCTGGAGCACCGCCTGGCATGCGAGGGCGTGGCCACCGATCTTATTCCGGTCTCCGGAGAGACGAGGACGAACGTCATCGTCAACGAGTCATCGACCGGCCGGCAGATACTCCTCACCGCCAGCGGCCCGGAGGTGACCCGTCAGGAGATGGACGCTCTAATCGCCAAAATCCAACGGCTTGACGACGCTTTCATGGTCGCCATCGGCGGCAGCCTGCCGCCGGGGGCGGGGGCGGACACCTACGGTCGATTGATCACCATGCTGCGAGGGCAGGGCATCATCACATTCCTTGATGCTGACGGGGAGGCCATGAGGCATGGCGTTGCCGCCGGTCCTGACTATATCAAGCCAAACCGTCACGAGCTCGGGGAAATGGTGGGGAGGGAGCTCGGGAGTACTGAGGAGGTCATCGGAGCGGCTGAGGAGGTCCAAGCTCAAGGGGTCGGCACTGTCCTCGCTTCCATGGGCGCGGAGGGCATGGTGATGGTCGATGGGGAGCGGGCCTACTGGGCCTCCCCGCCCGCGGTCGAGGCGGTCAATAATGTGGGGGTCGGGGATTCCGCCGTCGCCGGTTTCATCTACGGCCTAGCTTCCGGAATGGGGGCGGTGGACTGCCTCAGGCACGGGACTGCCGCGGGCACGGCAACTGCCCTCAAGCCGGGAACAGCGAGGGCGAGCCGAGCGGACATCCTGGCGATGCTGCCCAGGATAAGGACCAAGGAACTGGAGAGGGAGGCATATGTCCGAGCTTGA
- the gap gene encoding type I glyceraldehyde-3-phosphate dehydrogenase, protein MTTNIAINGMGRIGRIIARRYITDPPPGIKLVAANDLFSPDDIAYLMRYDSVHGRAPFEVESTANSLRLDGQEVDMRHEKDPSDLPWADLGVDIVLECTGLFRDRDKAAKHLEAGASKVIISAPSDTADLSIILGVNQDKYDPRVHHVVSNTSCTTNSLAPVAKVLNDSFGVELLMATTVHAYTASQKLVDGPARKKRRGRAAALSLVPTTTGAANATARTIPELEGKMFATAIRAPVPDGAITDISALLKQEVTEDMVNNALRGAAEGPMNGILGVSEDELVSQDIITDPRSSIIDARSTKVVAERMVKVLAWYDNEYGFSCRMLDLASYMARLGGMDRERRAEMVRA, encoded by the coding sequence ATGACCACTAACATCGCTATTAACGGCATGGGCCGCATCGGAAGGATAATCGCCAGGCGCTACATCACTGACCCGCCGCCAGGTATCAAGCTGGTAGCGGCGAACGACCTGTTCTCGCCCGATGACATCGCCTATCTTATGCGGTACGACTCGGTTCACGGGAGGGCACCGTTCGAAGTCGAAAGCACCGCGAACTCCCTGCGACTAGACGGCCAGGAGGTCGACATGAGGCACGAGAAGGATCCGTCCGATCTGCCATGGGCGGATCTGGGAGTGGACATCGTGCTTGAGTGCACCGGCCTATTCCGGGACCGGGACAAGGCGGCCAAGCACCTGGAGGCCGGGGCATCAAAGGTCATCATAAGCGCCCCCTCCGACACCGCGGACCTCAGCATCATCCTGGGCGTCAACCAGGACAAGTACGACCCCCGCGTCCATCACGTGGTGTCCAACACCTCGTGCACGACGAACTCCCTGGCCCCGGTGGCGAAGGTCCTCAACGATTCCTTCGGCGTCGAGCTCCTCATGGCCACCACCGTGCACGCCTACACCGCCAGCCAAAAGCTGGTGGACGGGCCGGCGAGGAAGAAGAGGAGAGGGCGGGCCGCCGCCCTGTCTCTTGTTCCAACCACTACGGGAGCCGCCAACGCCACGGCGAGGACGATCCCGGAGCTGGAAGGGAAGATGTTCGCCACCGCCATTCGTGCCCCGGTGCCCGACGGAGCGATAACCGACATCTCCGCCCTCCTCAAGCAGGAGGTGACCGAAGACATGGTCAACAACGCACTGAGGGGCGCGGCGGAAGGTCCGATGAATGGCATCCTCGGGGTGAGCGAGGACGAGCTGGTATCCCAGGATATTATCACCGATCCCCGCTCCTCGATCATCGACGCCCGGTCCACCAAGGTCGTGGCCGAACGAATGGTCAAGGTGTTGGCCTGGTACGACAACGAGTACGGGTTCTCCTGCCGCATGCTGGACCTCGCCTCATACATGGCCCGCCTGGGCGGTATGGATAGGGAGCGTAGGGCCGAGATGGTCAGGGCATGA
- a CDS encoding flavodoxin family protein has protein sequence MRIEIVHASKYGNGEQVAKELQRILTAKGIQGEVHHIHEVKAQDLPKADLHVFISPTRIGKPPGSVRRYLGKVQLPSGTRYALIATHGAPQPDKKTGRMPTEEEMAKWQRTLPILDEMLKSKGLVKVADLIVFVTDLKGPLEEGWQAKVSAFADRLLQP, from the coding sequence ATGAGGATCGAGATAGTCCACGCGTCCAAATACGGGAACGGGGAGCAGGTGGCCAAGGAGCTGCAGAGGATCTTGACGGCGAAAGGGATCCAGGGAGAGGTTCACCACATCCACGAGGTCAAGGCCCAGGATCTGCCAAAGGCGGACCTGCACGTGTTCATCTCACCGACCAGGATAGGCAAGCCGCCAGGCAGCGTGCGCCGTTATCTTGGGAAGGTGCAGCTGCCCTCGGGAACAAGGTACGCTCTAATCGCCACCCACGGCGCGCCCCAGCCGGATAAGAAGACCGGCCGGATGCCTACCGAGGAAGAGATGGCGAAGTGGCAGCGCACACTGCCCATCCTCGATGAGATGCTGAAGTCCAAAGGGCTGGTCAAGGTGGCAGATCTTATAGTCTTCGTCACCGACCTGAAGGGGCCGCTCGAGGAAGGTTGGCAGGCGAAGGTCTCTGCGTTCGCCGACCGCCTACTCCAACCCTGA